GATGCCCCATCGGGGATAGGGTTTCGGAGTGGAGCGCGCAACGAAAGCATGATCGCTCTGCAGAGCGTGTTCAAATAGCTATCAACCCAGAGCAGATGACCCCACAGAAAAACGAAGCGATGTAGGTTGGCCGTTAAGGCCTTTTGTTATGTTCCTGATGCGCCTCCCGCACGATGCCCGCATTTGATGCGAGTATTATGCGCGGGGCGTGGGATAGGAATGGTTGCAGGCGTTAAGGGTGTGACAGACGGGACTCAGCAGTGGGTGCACATCCCTCTTTTAAATCAAGTGGTTGCGGGTGCTCAAGCAACAAGCAGCCCGGAGGACTTTATCCACTCTAACTGCACAAGAGCCTAAAAAACTGATCAGAAATCGAGGATGAAACTCACCGGGCCATCGTTGACCAGCGAGACCTTCATGTCCGCGGCGAAAATGCCGGTCTGAACGGGGATACCGGTTTCGCGGAGCATTTCCACAAAGCGGTCATAGAGCCTTTCAGCCAGATCGGGTGGGGCAGCGGGAGTGAAATCCGGTCTGCGTCCGCGGCTGCAATTGGCATAGAGCGTGAATTGCGAAACCGCCAGCAGAGAGCCCTTGGTGTCTTCCACCGAGAGGTTCAGCTTGCCGTTCGCGTCGCTGAACAGGCGCATTTCTCTGATCTTTTTCACAGCGGATGGCAGCAGGGATTCTGTGTCGTCGCGGCCAAAACCCACAAAGAGCAACATACCCGGGCCGATTTCGCCGCAGACTTTGCCTTCCACTTCAACCCGGGCGGAAAGCACTCTCTGAATCAGAACGCGCATCAGTCGATACGGAAGCGGTGAACTTCCCAGCAGCCGGAGTCATCCAGCCAGACGGAACCTTCCGTAAAAGGCGGAATCGTGATCTGCAGGCGGCCGAAAGCGACTCCAGGACGCAGAAAGCCGGCGCTGATGGATTTCTTTTCCCACGTGTCGGTGGATTTGAGTTTGGTTCTGAACTGGCGGTCGATCTTGCCGTTGCTCTTGAAGGTGATGAATCGCAGATTGATTTGGGGGCCCAAGGCGGTTGACGATTTGGCCCAGAGCCTGGTGTAATAACCGCCGTAGCGGCTTACGCGGAAGGCATCGGAGGTGATAACCACCGTATAGGGCGAGGCGTCCACCCGCAGGGATGAATTTCCCTGTATGGCTTCCTTGCCGTCAATGAACACCAGATTCTTGGGGGCATCGCTATCCCCCTGCATGTCAACGCTCCAGCCCAGCAGGGCTTGCCGGGGGTCCAGGGAATAGGCGCTGAAGCCTGGATTGGATACCAGGTTTGGCACACCCTCGGTATCCTTGTCGAAATAGACCAGGCTGGTGTGCACCAGACAGGATGACAGCGCAAGGAGCAGCAACAGATTCGGGATAAAGTGCAGAACGCGTTTTATCATTTCATTAAACCCCTTTCGTTAAGATATTTCAGGATCACGCCCACAGCCAGGGAATTGAAGAGCAGATTGGACCCGCCGTAGCTGACAAAAGGCAGGGGAATGCCGGTGGCCGGAACGAGGCCGATGTTCATGCCGATATTGATGAAGGTTTGAAACATGAGAAAGGCGAAAATGCCCGCGGAGGCTATTTTACGCTCGCGGACCTTAATTTCGCCGATATCCGTTATGAGGCGCCAGAAGAAAAAGAAGAACACCCCCAGCAGCAGGAAGGCGCCGATAAAGCCAAATTCCTCGCCGATCACGCTGAAGATGAAGTCTGTGTGGTGCTCCGGCAAAAAGTTCATGTTCTTCTGGGTGCCCATCAGCCAACCCTTGCCTAAGATGGACCCGCTGCCGATGGCTATCTTGGCCTGGATGATCTGGTATCCGGCGCCGAGCGGATCGGCCATAGGATTAAAAAATGAGACGATGCGGCTCTGCTGGTAGTCTTTAAGCCCGTTCCAGAACATCGGCATGATCAGCGCTAAGAAGCCATTGAGGATGCCGGCAATGGTGATGGTAACCCAGGAAAGGCGGGCCCATAGCAGTAAAACAACAAGGATGGCGATCCAGATGAAGATCGCCGGCAACCATAGCGAAGAAAGCATGCTCACCACCGGGCTGATCAGCAGGAGCAGATACACCAGCGGCACCTCGGCTGCAACAAGCATCGCCAGCAGGCTGAAAAAGAAGACCAGGGTAGTGCCGAAATCCGGCTCGATCAGGATTAGGAGCACCGGCATCAAAGTCAGGCCAAGGCCGTAAAGTATCTGCTTGATCTCGGTAAGGTTATCGCGAGAAATCGCCCTCGCCACCACCAGGATAGTGAGCAGTTTGGCGCTTTCCGAGGGCTGGTAATTCAGACCCAGAAAGCTGAACCAGCGGTGGGCGCCGTTCACGGCCGGAGTGAAAAGCACGGCGATGAGGGCCAGGAGGTTCAGCACGTAGGCGGGAATGATGATCAGATCCAGGATCGGCATGGGCAACCGGATCAGCAACCAGATCATGCCGAGCGAGATTCCAGCGAAAATAAGCTGCTTCCACCAATAGCTTTGGGTGGTGGTGTATTCGCCAATTGTGGTGGTGGAGGCAGTGAATATGGAAACACAGCCAATGAAGATCAGCAGAACCAAAAAGCCGGCCAGGGTAAAATCGAACTTCTTGCGCCTGATCATGTGCCGCTCTCCCCGGCTGGGGTTTCAACCGGTTCTTCCAGAGCGGGCCTTGGTTCGGATCCCGGAGTTTCGTCCGGTATCTCAGACTGCTCGGTAGCCGTGCCGGAGCGTTCTTCCCGGGTTCTGAACTGCGGAGGAATGGGTGCCGGCTGCCTGATTTTTTCCAAGTTGCCGATGTAATAGTTGAAGATCTTGTTCGCCACCGGGGCAGCCATAGCTCCGCCGCCACCGGCGTTTTCCATGAATACCGTTACTACAATCTCCGGTTTGTCGGTTTCGATGAAGCCGCAAAACCAAGCATGGGTCATGCTGCCCATGAAGTTTTGGGCGGAACCGGTCTTGCCAAAACTGGTGGCGCCGGGCACACGGACCGCTCTGGCTGTGCCTCCTGGGGCGTTGGTAACGGCCCAAAGCCCGTCGCGGATGGCCTTCATCGTGCTGGCGGACCACGGAAGGGGGTGCTTGTTCAGGGCCTGTAACTGGTCTCGGGTGATGCGGCGGCTGCCCATCGTCTGCTTCATCAGATAGGGTTGCACCCACATTCCGCCGCGGGCGATGGCGGCGTAGAAAGTATTCATCTGCAAAGGGGTGGTGAGCACTTCACCCTGTCCGATGGCCAGGTTAGCCTTGTAGCCGTTGAGCCCGGAAGATATGCCAAGCTTGTCGCGGTAGTATTTCTTGTCGGGATAGAAGCCGTTGCGCTCGTTTGGCAGGTCTATCCCCGTTTTTTCCACAACACCGCAGGCTTTGGCGTGGGCGGCGACTGCATCGAGGTCCATTCTGCTGATCAAATCGTAGAAAAAGACGTCGCAGGACACTTTGTGGGCATCAACGATGTTCAGGGAACCGTGCCCCGCTGAGCTCCAGCAACGGAAAAAGCGGTTTCCGATCTTGAGTCCTCCGCCACAAGAGGCCAGCCTGGTATAGCGGTCAATCACGCCAGTTTCGAGGCCTTTGCTGCCGGTTACCGGCTTGTAAACCGATCCGGGAGGGTAGGAAGCATGGATGATCCTGTCCAGCAGGGGTTTGGAAGGTGTGTTCAATCCCGCCCAGACCTCGGTGCTGATCTTCTGCATGAAGATATTGGGATCGTAATCCGGCTTGCTCAGATAGGCCAGTATGCCTCCGGTTTTCACATCCGTAACAATTACACAGCCTTTGATCCCGGGCGGGAAAACCGAATTGGCGTATTCCTGCAGGTCGTTGTCGATTGTCAGGATCAGGCTGAGCCCGTTCTGTGGCGGTATCGAGGTGTTTTTGCTGAACAGCTCCAGACTCTTGCCCTGGGCATCCACCTGCATGATCTCTTTGCCGTCGCGGCCGCGCAGCAACACTTCGTAATAGCATTCCAAGCCGGTTTTGCCGATGTAGGCATTCAATGAATAGTCTTCCTCGCGGTAGCGGCTGTATTCTTTTTCATCTATCCTGCCCACATAGCCGGTGAAATGGTTCGGATACATGTAGCTACGGGTGGTTCCACTACGAATTGTGAGTTCAGGGAAATCTCCCATCCGCTCTGACAGGACCAGGATCATCTCATAGGGCAGGTTGTCCGCCAACAGGATTTCTTCATAGGTCTTGAACCGCTGCTCGAAAACCAGCTTGCGCAACTCTTCCGGCTTGATCCCGAAATTGGCTTTCAAGAACATAGCCAGCCGCTCCGTGTTGCCGATCCTTCCACTGGTGAGATAAAGGTCGTGGGAAGGGATGTTGCTCACGATAGGCCGATACTTGCTGTCGTAAATCTCGCCGCGGGTAGCGACAACCCGCCGGATGCGAACAAAGTTGCTTTCCGCGATGCGCCTATAATAATCGCCCTTCAGCACCTGCAACCGGAACAGAGCCCCGACCAGCAGCAGAAATAATACCCCCAGGGTAACGCGGAAAACCAGGCTTTGAACGCTTCGGGTCATTCCACCAACACAATCCGCAGCCGCGCCACCAACTGCATTAGCCAGAAAACCACGAAACTTATGGCCAGATTGTAGCCCAAACCGATCAGCGAAAGGATCACAAGCTCGCCTCCAAAGCCATACACCACTCCGAGAACCAGCCAGCCCACCACTTGGAAAATCACGTTTGCCAAAACCAGAGAAAGCATCCGGGCCAACACGCTTTCGCTTTCAAAGGGTTTGCGGAACTGGTAGAGGATGATGGCAATGAGCAACAAAACCAGCGCGTGCATGCCAAAAGATTCTGGCTGAGTTGTGTCGTAGAGCAGGCCGATGATGAAAATCACGATCAGGGCGGGGGTCATTTCACGCGTCCAAACCAGATAGACCACCCAGGCGATGAGGATGTTTGGAATCACGCCGAACAGCTCAAAAGCCGGAAGCAGTAACACCTGAGCGTAGAAACACAGCAAGCCCAGAATGAAGGTCCAGATATGCTTCCAGATCATCCCAGCCCTCTCTGGAGCGTCAGTTCAATTCCAACAGCAGTGGCCAGGCTCATTTTCTGCCCTGCAGTATAAAAACGTGTTCCAGGTTTTCCACTTGGGTGAAAGGCTCCAGTTCAGCGCTGATGAACAGGTAGTCCTGGGAATCGCTGATACGGGCCACTGTGCCAACCGGATAGCCCTTGGGATACAATGTGGAAAGGTTTGAGGTCACGATCGTGTCGCCGGCGCTGATCTCCGAGCCCAGCTTGATCATGTTCATGCGTGTTTTGCCAGTCAAATCGGATTGCAGCACGCCCTGAACGCTGGTGGACTTGTCCATCACGGGAATCTGGAAACGCGGATTGCTGAAGGGCAGAACCACGCAGTTCGTGACAGCGACAGAAACCACCCGGCCCACGATCCCGCGCGCTGAAATCACGGGACTGCCGACCTTCACTCCCTGCGCCGAACCCTTGTTCACAACAAGGTTGCGTTGTTGAAACTGCCCTGAATAGCCGATCACTTCGCCCACTTCGAAAGCAATCGCCCCGGTGTCGAAACTGATTCCCTGCAGGGTCTGGCTTTCCTTGAGCGCGTTGCGCAGGTTCAGGTTTTCCAGGGTGGTAGCGGCTTGCTGTTCCCGCAGGCGGGCGATTTCACCTTTGAGGGCGGAATTAGTGCGGAATAGTTTCACCGAATGCAAAAAGGGATAAAAGACCGTTTTACCCAGCATAGAAGCGCGTTTCACGCGGC
This DNA window, taken from Candidatus Cloacimonadota bacterium, encodes the following:
- a CDS encoding D-tyrosyl-tRNA(Tyr) deacylase; the protein is MRVLIQRVLSARVEVEGKVCGEIGPGMLLFVGFGRDDTESLLPSAVKKIREMRLFSDANGKLNLSVEDTKGSLLAVSQFTLYANCSRGRRPDFTPAAPPDLAERLYDRFVEMLRETGIPVQTGIFAADMKVSLVNDGPVSFILDF
- a CDS encoding rod shape-determining protein RodA; protein product: MIRRKKFDFTLAGFLVLLIFIGCVSIFTASTTTIGEYTTTQSYWWKQLIFAGISLGMIWLLIRLPMPILDLIIIPAYVLNLLALIAVLFTPAVNGAHRWFSFLGLNYQPSESAKLLTILVVARAISRDNLTEIKQILYGLGLTLMPVLLILIEPDFGTTLVFFFSLLAMLVAAEVPLVYLLLLISPVVSMLSSLWLPAIFIWIAILVVLLLWARLSWVTITIAGILNGFLALIMPMFWNGLKDYQQSRIVSFFNPMADPLGAGYQIIQAKIAIGSGSILGKGWLMGTQKNMNFLPEHHTDFIFSVIGEEFGFIGAFLLLGVFFFFFWRLITDIGEIKVRERKIASAGIFAFLMFQTFINIGMNIGLVPATGIPLPFVSYGGSNLLFNSLAVGVILKYLNERGLMK
- the mrdA gene encoding penicillin-binding protein 2; the encoded protein is MTRSVQSLVFRVTLGVLFLLLVGALFRLQVLKGDYYRRIAESNFVRIRRVVATRGEIYDSKYRPIVSNIPSHDLYLTSGRIGNTERLAMFLKANFGIKPEELRKLVFEQRFKTYEEILLADNLPYEMILVLSERMGDFPELTIRSGTTRSYMYPNHFTGYVGRIDEKEYSRYREEDYSLNAYIGKTGLECYYEVLLRGRDGKEIMQVDAQGKSLELFSKNTSIPPQNGLSLILTIDNDLQEYANSVFPPGIKGCVIVTDVKTGGILAYLSKPDYDPNIFMQKISTEVWAGLNTPSKPLLDRIIHASYPPGSVYKPVTGSKGLETGVIDRYTRLASCGGGLKIGNRFFRCWSSAGHGSLNIVDAHKVSCDVFFYDLISRMDLDAVAAHAKACGVVEKTGIDLPNERNGFYPDKKYYRDKLGISSGLNGYKANLAIGQGEVLTTPLQMNTFYAAIARGGMWVQPYLMKQTMGSRRITRDQLQALNKHPLPWSASTMKAIRDGLWAVTNAPGGTARAVRVPGATSFGKTGSAQNFMGSMTHAWFCGFIETDKPEIVVTVFMENAGGGGAMAAPVANKIFNYYIGNLEKIRQPAPIPPQFRTREERSGTATEQSEIPDETPGSEPRPALEEPVETPAGESGT
- the mreD gene encoding rod shape-determining protein MreD, whose protein sequence is MIWKHIWTFILGLLCFYAQVLLLPAFELFGVIPNILIAWVVYLVWTREMTPALIVIFIIGLLYDTTQPESFGMHALVLLLIAIILYQFRKPFESESVLARMLSLVLANVIFQVVGWLVLGVVYGFGGELVILSLIGLGYNLAISFVVFWLMQLVARLRIVLVE
- a CDS encoding rod shape-determining protein MreC, with protein sequence MLGKTVFYPFLHSVKLFRTNSALKGEIARLREQQAATTLENLNLRNALKESQTLQGISFDTGAIAFEVGEVIGYSGQFQQRNLVVNKGSAQGVKVGSPVISARGIVGRVVSVAVTNCVVLPFSNPRFQIPVMDKSTSVQGVLQSDLTGKTRMNMIKLGSEISAGDTIVTSNLSTLYPKGYPVGTVARISDSQDYLFISAELEPFTQVENLEHVFILQGRK